A genome region from Stenotrophomonas bentonitica includes the following:
- the murA gene encoding UDP-N-acetylglucosamine 1-carboxyvinyltransferase, with product MAKIVVTGGKPLHGEVNISGAKNAVLPILCATLLADAPVEITNVPHLHDVVTTVKLLGELGAKVTIDQGTLSRGSAIVVDPRPVNQHVAPYELVKTMRASILVLGPLLARFGEAEVSLPGGCAIGSRPVDQHIKGLQALGAEIVVENGFIKAHAKRLKGAHFTFDMVSVTGTENVLMAAVLAEGTTVLDNAAMEPEVTDLAHCLIALGAKIEGLGTARLVIEGVERLSGGRHEVLPDRIETGTFLVAAAMTGGKVTVNRARPNTMDAVLSKLVEAGATIETTEDSITLDMHGKRPRAVNLTTAPYPAFPTDMQAQFMALNCVAEGVGVINETIFENRFMHVNELLRLGADIQVEGHTAIVRGSEQLSGAPVMATDLRASASLILAGLMAEGDTTIDRIYHLDRGYENIEEKLSSLGATIRRVA from the coding sequence ATGGCCAAGATCGTAGTGACCGGCGGCAAGCCGCTGCACGGTGAAGTGAACATTTCCGGCGCCAAGAACGCCGTCCTCCCCATCCTGTGCGCGACCCTGCTGGCCGACGCACCGGTGGAGATCACCAACGTGCCGCACCTGCACGACGTGGTCACCACGGTGAAGCTGCTCGGCGAGCTCGGCGCCAAGGTCACCATCGACCAGGGCACGCTGTCGCGCGGCAGCGCGATCGTGGTCGACCCGCGTCCGGTCAACCAGCACGTGGCCCCGTATGAGCTGGTCAAGACCATGCGCGCCTCGATCCTGGTGCTGGGCCCGCTGCTGGCCCGCTTCGGCGAAGCCGAAGTGTCGCTGCCCGGCGGCTGCGCGATCGGCTCGCGTCCGGTCGACCAGCACATCAAGGGCCTGCAGGCGCTGGGTGCGGAGATCGTGGTCGAGAACGGCTTCATCAAGGCCCACGCCAAGCGCCTGAAGGGTGCGCACTTCACCTTCGACATGGTCAGCGTAACCGGCACCGAGAACGTGCTGATGGCCGCCGTGCTCGCCGAAGGCACCACCGTGCTGGACAACGCGGCGATGGAGCCGGAAGTCACCGACCTGGCGCATTGCCTGATCGCGCTGGGCGCGAAGATCGAAGGCCTGGGCACCGCACGGCTGGTGATCGAAGGCGTCGAGCGCCTGTCCGGCGGCCGCCACGAAGTGCTACCCGACCGCATCGAAACCGGCACCTTCCTGGTCGCCGCGGCGATGACCGGCGGCAAGGTCACGGTCAACCGCGCGCGCCCGAACACCATGGACGCGGTGCTGTCCAAGCTGGTCGAAGCCGGTGCGACGATCGAAACCACGGAAGACAGCATCACCCTGGACATGCACGGCAAGCGGCCGCGTGCGGTCAACCTGACCACCGCACCGTACCCGGCGTTCCCGACCGACATGCAGGCGCAGTTCATGGCGCTCAACTGCGTGGCCGAAGGCGTGGGCGTGATCAATGAAACGATCTTCGAAAACCGTTTCATGCACGTCAACGAACTGCTGCGCCTCGGCGCGGACATCCAGGTCGAAGGCCATACCGCGATCGTGCGGGGGTCCGAACAGCTGAGCGGTGCGCCGGTGATGGCCACCGACCTGCGTGCGTCGGCGTCGCTGATCCTGGCCGGGCTGATGGCCGAGGGTGACACCACCATCGACCGCATCTACCACCTGGACCGCGGCTACGAGAACATCGAAGAAAAGCTGTCCTCGCTCGGCGCCACCATCCGGCGCGTCGCATGA
- a CDS encoding DUF3108 domain-containing protein, with protein MTILSRPLSWIAAGTLAVVSLPALALQPFTAEYQANYMGVQAPGKMTLKQVDGNKWQYSLDVSNQLATLSQNTTFDEANGVLRPLSSQDRSLLLVKKRNVQANYDWSKKQATWTGDIKPDRAGPVALKAGDMDALLINLAIARDFAAGKPLTYRMVDEGRIKPMTYKVGGTENVTVAGKTYATTKVSRVDGDKELIAWVSKDLPVPVRLLQREKGKDALDLTIRSFK; from the coding sequence ATGACCATCCTCTCCCGTCCCCTGTCCTGGATCGCTGCCGGTACGTTGGCGGTCGTCAGCCTGCCCGCCCTGGCACTGCAGCCGTTCACCGCCGAGTACCAGGCCAACTACATGGGCGTGCAGGCCCCGGGCAAGATGACCCTGAAGCAGGTCGACGGCAACAAGTGGCAGTACAGCCTGGACGTCAGCAACCAGCTGGCCACGCTGAGCCAGAACACCACCTTCGACGAAGCCAATGGCGTGCTGCGCCCGCTCAGCAGCCAGGACCGTTCGCTGCTGCTGGTGAAGAAGCGCAACGTGCAGGCCAACTACGACTGGTCGAAGAAGCAGGCCACCTGGACCGGCGACATCAAGCCGGACCGTGCCGGTCCCGTCGCACTCAAGGCCGGCGACATGGACGCACTGCTGATCAACCTGGCGATCGCCCGCGATTTCGCCGCCGGCAAGCCGCTGACCTACCGCATGGTCGACGAAGGCCGGATCAAGCCGATGACCTACAAGGTCGGCGGCACCGAGAACGTGACCGTGGCCGGCAAGACCTACGCCACCACCAAGGTCTCGCGCGTGGACGGCGACAAGGAACTGATTGCCTGGGTCTCCAAGGACCTGCCGGTGCCGGTGCGCCTGCTGCAGCGCGAAAAGGGCAAGGACGCGCTCGACCTGACCATCCGGTCGTTCAAGTAA
- a CDS encoding DUF3108 domain-containing protein encodes MKKILSKPVLLLASLLCTVAIAQAQETPAPVAPPAPELTVLPPPAAWEPPPLEPFTATYQALYKGKEAGDATMRVTHTGGDQWRVDMQVVGRHGFASVLGLNLEQSTVFEKQGATYVPLSQATVRKGLFLGKKVTGTYDWKAGTAQWLGDLKKERTQPIPLQPGDQSALLINLAIMRDARPGQQMHYRYVDVGRVRQHDYQAAPETENVEVGELSYNALRVFRTNGGNDETILWIANGVPTPVRILQREDGQDRIDLRLIEYQGV; translated from the coding sequence ATGAAAAAGATCCTGTCCAAGCCCGTGCTGCTGCTTGCGTCCCTGCTCTGCACCGTGGCCATCGCCCAGGCGCAGGAAACGCCCGCACCCGTTGCGCCGCCCGCGCCGGAACTGACCGTGCTGCCGCCGCCGGCCGCGTGGGAACCGCCCCCGCTGGAGCCGTTCACCGCCACCTACCAGGCCCTGTACAAGGGCAAGGAAGCCGGCGATGCCACCATGCGCGTCACCCACACCGGTGGCGACCAGTGGCGGGTGGACATGCAGGTGGTGGGCCGGCATGGCTTTGCCAGCGTGCTGGGCCTGAACCTGGAACAGAGCACGGTCTTCGAAAAGCAGGGCGCCACCTACGTGCCGCTGAGCCAGGCCACCGTGCGCAAGGGCCTGTTCCTGGGCAAGAAGGTCACCGGCACCTACGACTGGAAGGCCGGCACCGCGCAGTGGCTGGGCGACCTGAAGAAGGAACGCACCCAACCCATTCCGCTGCAGCCTGGCGACCAGAGCGCGCTGCTGATCAACCTGGCGATCATGCGCGACGCGCGCCCGGGCCAGCAGATGCATTACCGTTATGTCGATGTGGGCCGGGTCCGCCAGCACGACTACCAGGCCGCGCCGGAAACCGAGAACGTCGAGGTCGGCGAGCTGTCCTACAACGCGCTGCGGGTGTTCCGCACCAACGGCGGCAATGACGAAACCATCCTCTGGATCGCCAACGGGGTTCCGACTCCGGTGCGCATCCTGCAACGCGAAGACGGTCAGGATCGTATCGACCTGCGCCTGATCGAATACCAAGGAGTCTGA
- the purN gene encoding phosphoribosylglycinamide formyltransferase: protein MSALPPRSRIAVLASGRGSNLQAIVDAIAAGSLHAEVVAVLSDKPDASALNKVPPERRWAQSPKAYADRAAFDAALGDALAGFAPDWVVCAGYMRILGEAFVQRFSGRLINIHPSLLPLYKGLHTHARALEAGDAEAGASVHFVVPELDAGTVLAQARVPVLPGDTADTLAQRVLAVEHPLLIASLQWLVAGRVAEREGQLEVDGNPLFSPLRLDCAGMHTR, encoded by the coding sequence GTGTCTGCCCTCCCGCCGCGCAGCCGCATCGCGGTACTGGCCTCGGGCCGTGGCAGCAACCTGCAGGCGATCGTGGACGCGATCGCTGCGGGGTCACTGCACGCCGAAGTGGTAGCGGTGCTGTCCGACAAGCCCGACGCCTCGGCACTGAACAAGGTGCCGCCGGAGCGGCGCTGGGCGCAGTCGCCCAAGGCGTACGCCGACCGCGCCGCCTTCGATGCCGCGCTGGGCGATGCGCTGGCCGGGTTCGCGCCGGACTGGGTGGTGTGCGCCGGCTACATGCGCATCCTGGGCGAGGCCTTCGTGCAGCGCTTCAGCGGGCGCCTGATCAACATCCACCCGTCGCTGCTGCCGCTGTACAAGGGCCTGCACACCCATGCGCGGGCGCTGGAGGCCGGCGACGCCGAGGCCGGGGCGAGCGTGCACTTCGTGGTTCCCGAACTGGATGCCGGCACCGTGCTGGCCCAGGCCCGGGTGCCGGTGCTGCCCGGCGACACGGCCGACACGCTGGCCCAGCGGGTACTCGCGGTCGAACACCCGCTGCTGATCGCCAGCCTGCAGTGGCTGGTGGCCGGTCGCGTAGCTGAACGGGAGGGACAGCTCGAGGTCGATGGCAACCCCCTGTTCAGTCCTCTCCGCCTAGATTGCGCCGGAATGCATACCCGTTAG
- the purM gene encoding phosphoribosylformylglycinamidine cyclo-ligase yields MTYRDAGVDIDAGNELVERIKPLVKRSFRPEVMGGLGGFGALFDLSSKYREPVLVSGTDGVGTKLKLAQQLGRHDTIGIDLVAMCVNDVLVQGAEPLFFLDYFATGKLDIDTAAAVVGGIANGCTEAGCALIGGETAEMPDMYAPGEYDLAGFTVAGVEKSELKDGASVAEGDVLIGIASSGPHSNGYSLVRRIYDRAGQPAELELEGGVKLVDALMAPTRLYVKPILALLKAHGPAIHGMAHITGGGLTENIIRVVPEGLGLDIDAASWTLPPVFQWLQKEGAVADSEMWRTFNCGIGFVLIVAPDQVATVSAAVEAEGLAQWTIGKVTAASGTERVRIG; encoded by the coding sequence CTGACCTACCGCGACGCCGGCGTCGACATCGACGCGGGCAACGAACTGGTCGAGCGCATCAAGCCGTTGGTGAAGCGGAGCTTCCGGCCGGAAGTGATGGGTGGCCTGGGCGGGTTCGGCGCCCTGTTCGACCTGTCCAGCAAGTACCGCGAACCGGTGCTGGTCTCGGGCACCGACGGCGTCGGCACCAAGCTGAAGCTGGCACAACAGCTGGGCCGCCACGACACGATCGGCATCGACCTGGTCGCCATGTGCGTGAACGACGTGCTGGTGCAGGGCGCCGAGCCGCTGTTCTTCCTGGACTACTTCGCCACCGGCAAGCTGGACATCGACACCGCCGCGGCGGTCGTGGGCGGCATCGCCAACGGCTGCACCGAGGCCGGCTGCGCGCTGATCGGCGGCGAGACCGCTGAAATGCCCGACATGTATGCCCCGGGCGAGTACGACCTGGCCGGCTTCACCGTGGCCGGCGTGGAAAAGAGCGAGCTGAAGGACGGCGCCAGCGTGGCCGAAGGCGACGTGCTGATCGGCATCGCCTCCTCGGGTCCGCATTCCAACGGCTACTCGCTGGTGCGCCGCATCTACGACCGCGCCGGCCAGCCGGCCGAGCTGGAGCTGGAAGGCGGGGTCAAGCTGGTCGACGCGCTGATGGCGCCGACCCGCCTGTACGTCAAGCCGATCCTGGCCCTGCTCAAGGCGCACGGCCCGGCCATCCACGGCATGGCCCACATTACCGGTGGCGGCCTGACCGAGAACATCATCCGCGTGGTGCCCGAAGGCCTGGGCCTGGACATCGACGCCGCCTCTTGGACCCTGCCGCCGGTGTTCCAGTGGCTGCAGAAGGAAGGCGCCGTGGCCGACAGCGAGATGTGGCGCACCTTCAACTGCGGCATCGGTTTCGTGCTGATCGTCGCCCCGGACCAGGTCGCCACCGTTTCGGCGGCCGTCGAAGCCGAGGGCCTGGCCCAGTGGACCATCGGCAAGGTCACCGCCGCCAGCGGCACCGAGCGCGTGCGGATCGGCTGA
- a CDS encoding DUF2066 domain-containing protein, giving the protein MRRSLLVMMILALCLPVATMAQSGLRTEGDVATASGAYEAEVPVNSQGEADRNGALARALGNVLAKLSGDRSVITRPGVMQSLRDARNYVASYDYRQDQSTSASGAPSYRTMLVARFRQDDVDGLISALGLPLWPQPRPKPVVWLAIDDGSGPRLVTVQQANAARPLLNRAIERGYKLGLPTGSAAEQALVGAIWRQDTAAVARASSRYSPPMQLVGKLYRDKTGGWVADWVFVDGGRELNKWTTNDSDARRAMAGGADGTADALVRRYAKAGAATGAAGTYTIVVTGLNSAEDYLRLAAGLRESPVVRNITPVRASGNRLELALELTTGLPGLNRMLGENGVIVPLAPLPVPIDEDAAPGTPPPPASNEYRLR; this is encoded by the coding sequence ATGCGCCGCAGCCTATTAGTAATGATGATCCTCGCGCTTTGCCTTCCGGTGGCCACGATGGCCCAGAGCGGCCTGCGCACCGAAGGCGACGTGGCCACGGCCAGCGGTGCCTACGAGGCCGAAGTGCCGGTCAACAGCCAGGGCGAAGCCGACCGCAACGGGGCCCTGGCCCGCGCACTGGGCAACGTGCTGGCCAAACTGTCCGGCGACCGCAGCGTGATCACCCGCCCGGGTGTGATGCAGTCCCTGCGCGACGCCAGGAACTACGTGGCCAGCTACGACTACCGCCAGGACCAGAGCACCTCGGCCAGCGGCGCGCCCAGCTACCGCACCATGCTGGTGGCCCGGTTCCGCCAGGACGACGTGGACGGGCTGATCTCGGCCCTGGGCCTGCCGCTGTGGCCGCAGCCGCGGCCCAAGCCGGTGGTCTGGCTGGCCATCGACGACGGCAGCGGCCCGCGCCTGGTCACCGTGCAGCAGGCCAACGCGGCCCGGCCGCTGCTGAACCGCGCCATCGAGCGGGGCTACAAGCTCGGCCTGCCCACCGGCAGCGCCGCCGAGCAGGCCCTGGTCGGCGCGATCTGGCGCCAGGACACCGCCGCGGTGGCCCGTGCCTCCTCGCGTTACTCCCCGCCGATGCAGCTGGTCGGCAAGCTGTACCGCGACAAGACCGGCGGCTGGGTGGCCGACTGGGTGTTCGTGGATGGCGGCAGGGAGCTGAACAAGTGGACCACCAATGACAGCGACGCCCGCCGCGCGATGGCCGGCGGCGCCGACGGCACCGCCGATGCATTGGTGCGCCGCTACGCCAAGGCCGGTGCCGCCACTGGCGCGGCCGGCACCTACACCATCGTGGTGACCGGGCTGAACAGCGCCGAGGACTACCTGCGCCTGGCCGCCGGCCTGCGCGAGAGCCCGGTGGTGCGCAACATCACCCCGGTCCGCGCCTCGGGCAACCGCCTGGAGCTGGCGCTGGAGCTGACCACCGGCCTGCCCGGGCTGAACCGCATGCTCGGCGAGAACGGCGTGATCGTGCCGCTGGCGCCGCTGCCGGTGCCGATCGACGAAGATGCCGCGCCCGGCACCCCGCCGCCTCCGGCCAGCAATGAGTACCGCCTGCGATGA
- a CDS encoding AI-2E family transporter — MILTPEAEIAQFLRRIKYILFALAVGWVVWLLAPILTPFVLALALAWLGDPLVDRIEATGRSRNTGVILVFLAMVLVITAALLILVPMIERQISTLIAAIPQVQQWLMQNAIPWFEQKTGMEIMPWLEPDRLIDWVRSHWEQAGGVAKTFFGYVSRSGFAMVTWVVNILLLPILAFYFLRDWDKLVERVASTIPRNHVGTITKLARESNDVLGAFIRGQFLVMVALGLIYAIGLSLVGLKLGLLIGLVAGLISFIPYLGATTGIVMAVLAALVQAQGFDLKLLILVGVVFTVGQLLESYVLTPRIVGDKIGLHPVAVIFAVMAGGQLFGFLGMLLALPVAAVSNVLLRYAHLRYRESELYAGEPNAIVIETHVDRQTVIIDTSKGQDLK; from the coding sequence ATGATCCTCACTCCGGAAGCCGAGATCGCGCAGTTCCTGCGCCGTATCAAGTACATCCTGTTTGCACTGGCGGTCGGTTGGGTGGTGTGGCTGCTGGCCCCGATCCTGACCCCGTTCGTGCTGGCCTTGGCTCTGGCCTGGCTCGGCGACCCGCTGGTCGACCGGATCGAGGCCACCGGCCGGTCGCGCAACACCGGTGTGATCCTGGTGTTCCTGGCCATGGTGCTGGTGATCACCGCCGCGCTGCTGATTCTGGTGCCGATGATCGAGCGGCAGATCTCGACCCTGATCGCGGCCATTCCGCAGGTCCAGCAGTGGCTGATGCAGAACGCCATTCCCTGGTTCGAGCAGAAGACCGGGATGGAGATCATGCCGTGGCTGGAACCGGACCGGCTGATCGACTGGGTGCGCAGCCACTGGGAACAGGCCGGCGGCGTTGCCAAGACCTTCTTCGGCTACGTCTCGCGGTCGGGCTTTGCGATGGTGACCTGGGTGGTCAACATCCTGCTGCTGCCGATCCTGGCGTTCTACTTCCTGCGCGACTGGGACAAGCTGGTCGAGCGCGTGGCTTCGACCATTCCGCGCAACCACGTGGGCACCATCACCAAGCTGGCGCGTGAGTCCAACGACGTGCTGGGGGCGTTCATCCGTGGCCAGTTCCTGGTCATGGTGGCGCTGGGCCTGATCTACGCGATCGGGCTGTCGCTGGTGGGCCTGAAGCTGGGCCTCTTGATCGGCCTGGTTGCCGGCCTGATCAGCTTCATTCCGTACCTGGGCGCCACCACCGGCATCGTCATGGCGGTGTTGGCCGCGCTGGTACAGGCGCAGGGCTTCGACCTGAAGCTGCTGATCCTGGTCGGCGTGGTGTTCACCGTGGGCCAGCTGCTGGAAAGCTACGTGCTCACCCCGCGAATCGTCGGCGACAAGATCGGCCTGCACCCGGTGGCGGTGATCTTCGCAGTGATGGCCGGGGGCCAGCTGTTCGGCTTCCTCGGCATGCTGCTGGCGTTGCCGGTGGCGGCGGTGAGCAACGTGCTGCTGCGTTATGCGCACCTGCGCTACCGCGAGAGCGAGCTGTACGCCGGTGAGCCGAACGCGATCGTGATCGAAACGCATGTCGACCGGCAGACCGTGATCATCGACACGTCCAAGGGCCAAGACCTGAAGTGA
- the hda gene encoding DnaA regulatory inactivator Hda: MSVVPQLPLALRYPQDERLETFIGAPDGALAQLRAIAVGADQHWVYLEGAAGTGKTHQALAMCSLAEQAGRQPTYLPLKAVVGRTRAALESLEGRDLVALDGLDAVAGHREDEVALFDFHNRARSAGITLLYTAQHAPDRLGLVLPDLRSRLQQCVRVVLQPLDDEGRAAVLRERAARRGLSIDEAAIEWLLTRTGRELGSLVSLLDWLDRESLAAQRRITVPFLRQVVEEGSHIR; the protein is encoded by the coding sequence GTGAGTGTTGTTCCGCAGCTGCCGCTTGCCCTGCGCTACCCGCAGGACGAGCGACTGGAAACCTTCATCGGCGCACCCGACGGTGCGCTGGCGCAGCTGCGCGCGATCGCCGTGGGCGCGGACCAGCACTGGGTGTACCTGGAAGGTGCGGCCGGCACCGGCAAGACCCACCAGGCGCTGGCGATGTGTTCGCTGGCCGAACAGGCCGGGCGGCAGCCGACCTACCTGCCGTTGAAGGCGGTGGTGGGGCGCACCCGCGCGGCGCTGGAGTCGCTGGAAGGTCGCGACCTGGTCGCGCTGGACGGGCTGGATGCGGTGGCGGGGCATCGCGAGGACGAAGTGGCGCTGTTCGATTTCCACAATCGTGCGCGCAGCGCCGGCATCACCCTGTTGTACACCGCACAGCACGCGCCGGACCGGCTGGGACTGGTGCTGCCGGACCTGCGCTCGCGCCTGCAGCAGTGTGTGCGCGTGGTGCTGCAGCCGCTGGACGACGAAGGCCGCGCGGCGGTGCTGCGCGAGCGCGCGGCGCGGCGTGGCTTGTCGATCGATGAAGCGGCCATCGAATGGCTGCTGACCCGCACCGGCCGCGAGCTGGGCAGCCTGGTCAGCCTGCTGGACTGGCTGGACCGCGAATCGCTGGCCGCGCAAAGGCGGATCACGGTGCCGTTCTTGCGGCAGGTGGTGGAAGAGGGTTCGCATATCCGGTAG
- the murU gene encoding N-acetylmuramate alpha-1-phosphate uridylyltransferase MurU, whose product MKAIIFSAGKGERMRPLTLTTPKPLLVAGGKPLIVWHLERLAAAGVDDVVINTSWLGDQFEPALGDGSRWNVRLHFVDEGAVPLETGGGILNALLLLGDAPFLVVNGDVWTDVDFATLPRDPAGDAHLVLVDNPVQHPRGDFILHADSHVSDTGDAPRLTYAGVGIFRPTILNGWRDVIGPTEGAAATPPQFGLAPMMRHAMKHGRVTGQHHDGRWTDVGTPERLAKLDESLR is encoded by the coding sequence ATGAAGGCGATCATCTTCAGCGCCGGCAAGGGCGAACGCATGCGTCCGCTGACGCTCACCACGCCCAAGCCGCTGCTGGTGGCCGGTGGCAAACCGTTGATCGTATGGCACCTGGAACGGCTGGCGGCGGCGGGTGTCGACGACGTGGTGATCAACACGTCGTGGCTCGGCGACCAGTTCGAACCGGCGCTGGGCGACGGCAGCCGCTGGAACGTGCGCCTGCATTTCGTCGACGAAGGCGCGGTGCCGCTGGAGACCGGTGGCGGCATCCTCAACGCATTGCTGCTGCTGGGCGACGCACCGTTCCTGGTCGTTAATGGCGACGTGTGGACGGACGTGGACTTCGCCACCCTGCCCCGCGACCCTGCAGGCGACGCGCACCTGGTGCTGGTCGACAACCCCGTGCAGCACCCGCGCGGTGATTTCATCCTGCACGCCGATAGCCATGTCAGTGACACCGGCGATGCGCCGCGGCTCACCTATGCGGGCGTGGGAATCTTCCGCCCCACCATCCTCAATGGATGGCGCGACGTGATCGGCCCCACCGAAGGTGCGGCAGCCACCCCGCCGCAGTTCGGCCTGGCACCGATGATGCGGCATGCGATGAAACACGGCCGCGTGACCGGGCAGCATCACGACGGGCGCTGGACCGATGTCGGGACGCCAGAGCGCCTGGCCAAGTTGGACGAATCCCTGCGGTAG
- a CDS encoding aminoglycoside phosphotransferase family protein, with protein sequence MNDPASDPLRAELRRQWTATALGDPDLHLDRASVDAGFRSYWRATSAHGSHIVMDSPPGLEDVRPWLRMHDLLEPNGVRVPRVLARDEEQGFLLLEDLGGPTLARHIDDDNADAWFDAAFAQLIRLQSIPVPEGMGSFGEALLQRDAGLFDEWFLQRHLGLQLDCGEIEQLQLAHRRLMDNALQQPQVLTHRDFMPRNLMPVEPGPAVLDFQDLVRGPIAYDPVSLFKDAFLSWPLEKVDAWLARYHAQALAAGLPVRPWPQFLRDADWMGVQRHLKILGLFVRLRDRDGKGHYFADAPRFIRYLDEVLPRHPELAGLNTLLQERIKPAMAALALPVSSRA encoded by the coding sequence ATGAACGATCCCGCTTCCGACCCGCTGCGCGCCGAACTCCGCCGGCAGTGGACCGCCACCGCGCTGGGCGACCCCGATCTGCATCTGGACCGGGCCTCGGTCGATGCCGGTTTCCGCAGCTACTGGCGCGCCACCAGCGCGCACGGCAGCCACATCGTGATGGACTCGCCACCGGGGCTGGAAGATGTGCGCCCGTGGCTGCGCATGCACGACCTGCTGGAACCCAACGGCGTGCGCGTGCCGCGCGTGCTGGCCCGCGATGAAGAGCAGGGCTTCCTGCTGCTGGAAGACCTGGGTGGGCCCACCCTGGCCCGGCATATCGACGACGACAACGCCGACGCGTGGTTCGACGCCGCCTTCGCGCAGCTGATCCGCCTGCAGTCGATCCCGGTGCCGGAGGGCATGGGCTCGTTCGGTGAGGCGCTGCTGCAACGCGACGCCGGCCTGTTCGACGAGTGGTTCCTGCAACGCCACCTCGGCCTGCAGCTGGACTGCGGCGAGATCGAGCAGCTGCAGCTGGCGCATCGGCGCCTGATGGACAACGCGCTGCAGCAGCCGCAGGTGCTCACCCACCGCGACTTCATGCCACGCAACCTGATGCCGGTCGAGCCCGGCCCGGCCGTGCTCGACTTCCAGGACCTGGTGCGGGGGCCGATTGCCTATGACCCGGTCAGCCTGTTCAAGGATGCGTTCCTGAGCTGGCCATTGGAGAAGGTCGACGCCTGGCTGGCGCGCTATCACGCACAGGCGCTGGCCGCCGGGCTGCCGGTGCGCCCGTGGCCGCAGTTCCTGCGCGACGCCGACTGGATGGGCGTGCAGCGCCACCTGAAGATCCTCGGCCTGTTCGTGCGCCTGCGCGACCGCGACGGCAAGGGTCATTACTTCGCCGACGCGCCGCGCTTCATCCGCTACCTGGACGAAGTGCTGCCGCGCCACCCGGAGCTTGCCGGGTTGAACACGCTGCTGCAGGAGCGGATCAAACCCGCGATGGCGGCACTGGCGCTGCCGGTGTCCAGCCGCGCATGA
- a CDS encoding GlsB/YeaQ/YmgE family stress response membrane protein, whose amino-acid sequence MDGLFGSSSWLYIILVGFIVGLFGRFFMPGNNRMGCLLTIVLGIVGALVAGWFGQYMGWYSRGEPAGFVGAILGAIAVLAVLRLFSGKR is encoded by the coding sequence ATGGACGGTCTGTTCGGCAGCTCCAGCTGGCTCTACATCATCCTGGTCGGTTTCATCGTCGGCCTGTTCGGGCGCTTCTTCATGCCCGGCAACAACCGCATGGGCTGCCTGCTGACCATCGTGCTCGGCATCGTCGGTGCACTGGTCGCCGGCTGGTTCGGCCAGTACATGGGCTGGTACTCGCGCGGTGAACCGGCCGGTTTCGTCGGCGCCATCCTCGGTGCGATCGCGGTACTGGCCGTGCTCCGGCTGTTCAGCGGCAAACGCTGA